Proteins encoded in a region of the Mucilaginibacter sabulilitoris genome:
- a CDS encoding glycoside hydrolase family 3 N-terminal domain-containing protein: protein MRYNKSIFLLMCAAITAFKAQAQVYKDPKAPVQKRVADLLKRMTLEEKVGQMSMSSLTGAKNSKIAYGVLESPFTNVKDVAIKSAAAKKYSREQTRLGIPPIQIGECLHGQLAAGATTFPQAIAQGSTWNPALIEQMGQAIASEASTSGVDEALSPLFDLIRDARYGRVEECFSEDPYLVGQLGSAFVRGMQGDPVQTRNHFAFDKAMCTGKHFAAYSKPIAGINLAPAEIGERELRSMFLAPFRDAVQGANIAAIMPSYNEIDGIPAHSNEFLLKQVLREEWGFKGYVFSDYGGLSQLYDFHKIAKNASEAALLGLKAGVDLEAARPDVYPHLVELVKAGKIKESQIDTVVARILTLKFKAGLFEKPLADTARLKDRVHTPEHIKLSQQIAEESIVLLKNNNNLLPLNINKLKSIAVIGPNANKVQYGDYSFTRDNLSGVNVLEGIKQFAGNSIKVNYAKGCELTGLDKSGFDEAVKTAQESDAVIVVLGTTSVVFSGVGWNGQAPGNEPKDPFTCGEGYDVTDINPQGVQRELLQAVYKTGKPVILVLENGRPWSISWEKENVPAILEAWYPGERGGTAIANILFGKVNPSGRLNMSVPQSTGHIPVFYNYVNSSRGNNREPGTIEKPGRDYVFSSTDPLFAFGFGLSYTSFDYSNLKVSKTEFSKNEQVTVSVDVKNTGNMAGKEVVQLYLGNKVNSVSTPVMSLRRFSKIQIEPGEVKTVNFTINAKDIAIWNRQMKQVTESGTFDIMIAKAANNVVLKKQLEYKN from the coding sequence ATGCGCTACAACAAATCTATCTTTCTGTTAATGTGTGCCGCGATAACGGCTTTTAAGGCACAAGCACAAGTTTACAAAGACCCAAAAGCACCAGTACAAAAACGGGTGGCCGACCTTTTAAAGCGAATGACGCTGGAAGAAAAAGTAGGCCAGATGAGCATGTCGTCACTCACGGGCGCGAAGAATAGTAAAATTGCTTACGGCGTTTTAGAAAGTCCTTTTACTAACGTTAAGGATGTGGCCATAAAATCTGCCGCTGCAAAAAAATATAGTCGTGAACAAACGCGTCTGGGTATTCCGCCTATACAAATTGGCGAGTGTTTGCACGGGCAATTAGCAGCGGGGGCAACTACCTTTCCGCAAGCCATAGCACAAGGCAGCACCTGGAACCCTGCACTTATAGAGCAAATGGGGCAGGCCATTGCTTCCGAAGCATCCACATCAGGAGTTGACGAAGCGTTGTCTCCATTGTTTGACCTTATCAGAGATGCCCGTTACGGCAGGGTAGAAGAGTGTTTTTCAGAAGATCCATACCTGGTTGGCCAGCTTGGTTCAGCTTTTGTAAGAGGTATGCAGGGCGATCCGGTACAAACCCGTAACCATTTTGCCTTTGATAAAGCAATGTGTACCGGCAAGCACTTTGCGGCCTACAGCAAACCTATAGCGGGTATTAATTTGGCGCCGGCCGAAATTGGCGAACGAGAACTGCGCTCTATGTTCCTTGCGCCTTTCCGCGACGCGGTACAGGGTGCAAATATCGCGGCTATCATGCCATCATATAATGAAATAGACGGTATCCCGGCACATAGCAATGAGTTTTTATTGAAGCAGGTGTTAAGAGAAGAGTGGGGATTTAAGGGGTATGTATTTTCTGATTACGGAGGTCTTAGTCAACTGTACGACTTTCATAAAATAGCTAAAAATGCATCGGAGGCAGCCTTGCTGGGTCTGAAAGCCGGCGTTGACCTGGAAGCCGCACGTCCTGACGTTTACCCTCATCTGGTTGAACTGGTTAAAGCCGGTAAAATCAAAGAATCGCAAATTGATACCGTGGTGGCCCGTATTCTTACCCTTAAATTTAAGGCTGGTTTGTTTGAAAAGCCCTTGGCCGACACCGCGCGTTTAAAAGACAGGGTACACACACCTGAGCATATTAAACTATCCCAGCAAATAGCAGAGGAGTCTATCGTTCTATTAAAAAACAATAATAACCTGTTGCCGCTTAATATTAACAAGCTAAAATCAATAGCAGTTATAGGCCCCAATGCCAATAAAGTTCAATACGGCGATTACAGCTTTACCCGGGATAACTTATCCGGCGTAAACGTATTGGAAGGTATAAAACAATTTGCGGGAAACAGCATTAAAGTAAACTACGCCAAAGGATGCGAACTTACCGGGCTTGATAAAAGCGGGTTTGACGAAGCAGTAAAAACCGCGCAGGAAAGTGACGCGGTAATAGTTGTGTTAGGAACAACCAGTGTTGTATTCTCTGGTGTTGGCTGGAACGGGCAGGCACCGGGTAACGAACCTAAAGATCCGTTTACCTGCGGTGAAGGATATGATGTTACTGATATAAACCCGCAGGGTGTTCAGCGCGAATTACTGCAGGCTGTTTACAAAACGGGTAAACCGGTTATACTGGTATTGGAAAATGGCCGACCCTGGAGTATAAGCTGGGAAAAAGAAAATGTCCCGGCTATTTTAGAAGCCTGGTACCCGGGCGAAAGAGGGGGTACGGCTATTGCCAATATCCTGTTTGGTAAAGTAAACCCATCGGGCAGACTTAACATGAGCGTGCCGCAGTCTACAGGACATATCCCGGTGTTTTATAATTATGTAAACTCATCGCGGGGTAATAACCGAGAGCCAGGAACCATTGAAAAACCAGGACGTGATTACGTGTTTTCATCAACAGATCCATTGTTTGCATTTGGTTTTGGCCTGAGCTATACTTCGTTTGATTATAGTAACCTTAAGGTATCAAAAACAGAGTTCAGCAAAAATGAGCAGGTAACTGTTTCTGTAGATGTGAAAAATACAGGTAACATGGCAGGTAAAGAAGTAGTGCAGTTATACCTGGGCAACAAGGTGAATTCTGTAAGTACACCGGTGATGTCATTAAGGCGTTTCAGCAAAATACAGATCGAGCCAGGTGAGGTTAAGACAGTGAACTTTACCATCAATGCTAAAGATATAGCGATCTGGAACCGCCAAATGAAGCAGGTTACCGAGTCGGGCACGTTTGATATAATGATTGCTAAAGCCGCAAATAATGTGGTGCTGAAGAAACAATTGGAGTATAAAAATTAA
- a CDS encoding RagB/SusD family nutrient uptake outer membrane protein produces the protein MKKLNKYNIYYSWLLLAVVVLPMAACKKYLDNVPKDSIAGDVQWSNETTADLFLNDIYHQINNQGDTPDPLDSYTDDNDGGPYWKSWRWRQGIIGPGVEDGTPQENDGNASNYEEWNAVYAKIRKCNTFIQEVNAHSANLSQAYRNKRIDEVRFLRAFFYSYLWMHVGGLPIITVPQDRSTDTHDELFKPRSTFGDTFNFIDTQLDSVVNNNYLAKKYNAGEADAGRATIGAALALKGWIELYAASPAFNTASAVMGSDPNKFFSFGNTDVTRYTKAAATNKKFMDELGGTYGLYPDMTTFWKESNEYNTEVIFDRQAVANTTGSAFCLFGGPVYIQGQYFTWGNYDPTQELVDQFRMDNGLPITDPKSGYDPQHPYLHREKRFYDWIVYDGAPYKQNWMTGTDTIFTRINKVHPSLNEIDFGSSDVSNTAYYFKKRLNPDIRPSGGASDGVNYVYFRYAEVLLNYAEAQNEAGGPSADVYAALDKIRVRSQLPTLEAAYGGQTLSQEQMRAVIRNERRVELCWENKRYYDIIRWRIAESVLNVDRHGMKITNTSPADNKGVWKYEPVLLNHPHVFTPKMYLNPIPQPVIDRNPNIKQNPNY, from the coding sequence ATGAAAAAATTAAATAAATATAATATTTACTACAGCTGGCTTTTATTGGCTGTTGTAGTGCTGCCTATGGCGGCTTGTAAAAAGTACCTTGATAATGTACCAAAAGATTCAATTGCCGGCGATGTGCAATGGAGCAACGAAACCACTGCCGATTTGTTTTTAAACGACATTTACCATCAGATAAATAACCAGGGCGATACGCCAGACCCACTGGATAGCTATACCGATGATAATGACGGAGGGCCATATTGGAAATCATGGCGATGGAGACAGGGCATTATTGGCCCCGGTGTTGAAGACGGAACCCCGCAGGAAAATGATGGTAATGCATCTAACTATGAAGAATGGAATGCAGTTTACGCCAAAATCAGGAAGTGTAATACTTTTATACAGGAGGTGAATGCACACTCGGCAAATTTATCGCAGGCTTATCGGAACAAACGAATAGATGAGGTGCGTTTCCTGAGGGCATTTTTTTACAGTTACTTATGGATGCATGTTGGCGGGTTACCGATTATAACAGTTCCTCAGGACAGAAGTACAGATACCCATGACGAACTATTTAAACCAAGGAGCACCTTTGGCGACACCTTTAATTTTATTGATACCCAGTTAGATTCTGTGGTAAATAACAACTATCTCGCAAAAAAATATAACGCCGGCGAAGCGGATGCGGGACGTGCCACCATTGGCGCGGCGCTGGCTTTAAAGGGCTGGATTGAGCTATATGCTGCAAGCCCGGCTTTTAATACAGCCTCTGCCGTTATGGGATCAGATCCTAATAAGTTTTTCAGTTTTGGCAATACCGACGTAACCCGTTATACCAAGGCCGCGGCAACCAACAAAAAATTTATGGATGAGCTTGGCGGAACTTATGGATTATACCCGGATATGACCACTTTCTGGAAGGAATCAAACGAGTACAACACCGAAGTGATATTTGACAGACAGGCCGTTGCTAATACAACCGGCAGTGCATTTTGTCTTTTTGGTGGGCCGGTTTATATACAAGGGCAGTATTTTACCTGGGGTAATTATGATCCAACCCAGGAGCTGGTTGATCAGTTCAGGATGGATAATGGTTTACCGATTACTGATCCAAAATCGGGTTACGATCCTCAGCACCCATACCTGCACCGTGAAAAACGTTTTTACGACTGGATTGTGTATGATGGCGCTCCCTACAAGCAAAACTGGATGACCGGTACAGATACCATTTTTACCCGGATTAATAAAGTTCATCCGTCCTTAAACGAGATCGATTTTGGCTCGTCGGATGTATCCAATACAGCCTATTATTTCAAAAAACGGCTTAATCCTGATATCCGACCCTCTGGCGGTGCAAGCGACGGTGTAAATTATGTTTACTTCAGATATGCGGAAGTGCTCTTGAACTACGCCGAGGCACAAAATGAAGCAGGTGGCCCCAGTGCAGATGTTTACGCTGCTCTTGATAAGATCAGGGTCAGAAGCCAGCTTCCTACACTTGAAGCTGCTTACGGAGGTCAGACTTTAAGTCAGGAGCAAATGCGTGCCGTTATCCGTAATGAACGCAGAGTAGAGCTTTGCTGGGAAAATAAGAGGTATTATGATATTATCCGCTGGCGTATAGCCGAGAGTGTTCTGAATGTTGACCGGCATGGTATGAAGATCACCAATACCTCACCTGCTGATAATAAAGGTGTTTGGAAATATGAGCCGGTTTTGCTCAACCATCCGCATGTATTTACACCAAAAATGTATTTGAATCCCATACCACAACCAGTAATTGACAGAAATCCAAATATTAAACAAAACCCTAACTATTAG